GATCAGAGCGGCTTGTTGTCTGAGAGGTAAATCCAGCCTTTGACGATACGGTAGACCACCCAGATAAACCACACAAAGCCGAGGAAGCCGACCAGGAAGAATCCCAGTCCCAGGGTGGCAACGGTCAGTACAAAACCAACAACCGTCAGGCCAATCAATGCCACCAGGCCGATCCAGAAGGTATTGATCTGCCAGCGGAACTGTTGCTCGTAATAGGTACCGCGGGCATCGTCCAGTTTGATGTAGGCCAGTACCAGCGCGATGATCGCGGTTATCCCTACGAAGAACGACGCTACGTACAGCGCGTAATTGATATGACACATCTGGCGTAAGCTGCTCTCGCGAGCCTCGCTTCCCTGTGGCTCAGATTTCCACGGTTGATTGCTTGTCTGTTCCATGAAATTTTCCCTGTTGCTGGTATGGATTATGGAAATGCAATGATTTCTGTTTGGCGGACAGTTGTCGTGTTCAAAGCTAAAAGTGGAACTTGAACCCCGAACCAGTGTTGGCGCATAAAACAGAATTGGCAAGATTAGCGTACCCCGTGGGAAATGAATAGCGCGGCAGGGAGGCAGAGAAGGAGGGGATCAACCCCGACACCACACCGTGGGATCCTGCGGTTTGCCGCGGTGGCGGATTTCAAAATACAGGCCGCTCTCGGCGGCACCGCCGGTATTGCCGACTCTGGCAATGGTATCGCCGCGCTCCACCCATTCGCCGATGGCGCGGGTAAGGGACTGGTTTTGTCCGTATAGGCTCATATAGCCGTCGCCGTGATCGAGGATCACCAGCATGCCCTGGCCGCGCAGGTAATCGGCAAACACGACGCGACCGCGGTGGATGGCTTTTACCGGACTGCCCGCATTGGCGCGCAGGGTGACGCCGGTCCAGGTAATACCGTTGGCGCGGCGTTGGCCAAAGGCATTGGCGCGGCGGCCCTGGGCCGGCCACTGCATGCGTCCGCGCTGCTTGGCAAACGGGGTCTGATCACTGGGGTTGATCAGGCTTGCGATTGCGCGCCCCACTTCATCCACCAGCCGCTGCAGGCGACTGCGGTCTCCATGTAATTTGTCCAGTTCACTACTTTTACTCGCGAGCTGTTGCGCCAGTTTGTCCAGGGTGCGTTGACGGTTTTTCTGCGCGCTGGTGAGCGCGCGGCGCTGTTGCTCGAGCTGGTCGCGCTCGCGGGCCAGGGTATCCTGTTCGCGCTGGATGCCGCTGCTGACGGTGGAGAGTTCTTCGAGGGTGGTGACGTAGTCGCCGATCACGCGGTTGCGTTGTTTGAGGAAGTAGTCGTGGTAGCGGAGTTGGCGGGCGATGTGCTGGGGATCTTGCTGGTTGAGGAGCAGTTTGATCTGCTCCTGGCGACCGAGTCGGTAAGCGGCGGCGACTTCCTGCTCGACCCGCCGCTGCATACTTCGCCGGGATTCTTCCAGCTGTTGCTCTTCCCGCTTCAGCTCCTGCAGCTTCTCGCCGCGACTCTGCATATCGGTTTTGATCTTGTCGATGCGCTGCAACAGTTTAGAGATGTTTTTCTCGTTGTCTTCCAGATCCTTCAGCAGCTGATCGCGCTCGCTTTTGACCTGGTTGAGCTCCCGTTGCAGGGAGTCGATCCGCTGTTTGATCTCTTTCAGCCGCGCC
The Microbulbifer celer DNA segment above includes these coding regions:
- a CDS encoding DUF4870 family protein, with the protein product MEQTSNQPWKSEPQGSEARESSLRQMCHINYALYVASFFVGITAIIALVLAYIKLDDARGTYYEQQFRWQINTFWIGLVALIGLTVVGFVLTVATLGLGFFLVGFLGFVWFIWVVYRIVKGWIYLSDNKPL
- a CDS encoding murein hydrolase activator EnvC family protein, coding for MKFSAMAVTALLSFFLIGPACFAQASDEEQQARLKEIKQRIDSLQRELNQVKSERDQLLKDLEDNEKNISKLLQRIDKIKTDMQSRGEKLQELKREEQQLEESRRSMQRRVEQEVAAAYRLGRQEQIKLLLNQQDPQHIARQLRYHDYFLKQRNRVIGDYVTTLEELSTVSSGIQREQDTLARERDQLEQQRRALTSAQKNRQRTLDKLAQQLASKSSELDKLHGDRSRLQRLVDEVGRAIASLINPSDQTPFAKQRGRMQWPAQGRRANAFGQRRANGITWTGVTLRANAGSPVKAIHRGRVVFADYLRGQGMLVILDHGDGYMSLYGQNQSLTRAIGEWVERGDTIARVGNTGGAAESGLYFEIRHRGKPQDPTVWCRG